AATTTGTTGAATTCCACCGTGACAAGGTcctaatttatataatttttttcccgtaataatatttaatataacttttattcaaaagtaaataataattataatttaagttttgtaCTCACCTAACCTTACAAAATTACATAAGCAACATGTTGAACATAGTGCATGAGTAAAAAACAATCATATGGACCTCTAGGAAATCCATCAACTTCCTTATTTATTTGAGAAACATATTAATGCTTCTCCTCCTCAATATGCACCTTAAGTGCATGCGTCTCAAATGTGGGCTCCTCAACTATAGGATCCTTTATATGAGCATTAGTAGCAACTTCACACCGTCTCTGAACTGAATTATAGGTCTTCTCCTTGCTTCACTCTGTAAAGAACTATCTCCTCAATAACTGAATGCAACTGTTGccatttttgacaaaaatgaaattattacataaagaacaattaaaaaattaaacacgaAAGCTGATGAAGGGATTTCTTTGTAGTAGTGAAATGAAAGGTGACAGTGGTTGGACACGAAGGTCAATTGGTTCGGGAAAGTCGCAAAGTTGTGGATCATCTTCACGGTTACCATCTAAATTTTGTGGTTATGGTGAAATATTGTTGCTTTTGAGGGCAACTACTGTGAAGAACAAAGGAAGATTGTTTTATAGATATAAAAATTGGGTAGTAAGTGATTAAATATTTCAGTTCATGTGCtgaattattttgtattaatggTGTGTTATTTTGATTGCAGAGTAATTCAAGTTGTAATTACTTTGAATGACATGATGAAGATGTTTCTGAAATTGAAGGAAGCTTTGAAAGAAAACGTGAAGAACTTGAAATGTGTTTcgaaaatgaaaaacttatatTGGATCTAAGGAAGAAGAACGACAAGCTGAAAAGGAAATtagaacaaaagaagaaagttgggaaaatgatattgttgttatttgttttgtcaTGGGCGTTAagcattttcttttgtattatatttttgttgaagaTGAATTGTAATTAagaattatgaataaaatgagGTACTTGAGTTTGTCTTTAAATTCTGGTTTATTTTCAAGCACCCTGTAACGAATAAACCCCTGCAAAATGGAAGCATAATTTGCATTTGCAATCTGCATTCTGATCCTTGTTCTAAAAAATGTATCATGACTACTTTATTTAAAGCATGACcaatttatatcatatataaagGGTCAGTAAACCTAAACTAAATTTCAACAACTAAAACCTAAACTGAGTTCTACATCTAATATAGATACAAATTGTCTTTGACACATAGTTGACACTGATAACataatcaattcaaaaaaatatcaactcaCTTTATGCAGATCCCAGACCCCATTGACACTAATAACACTGATAACATAATCAAAGGTAACATATTTTCTtaccaaaggattggatgatatAACTGATATTGCCAGATAACAAAGTTGGAATACAACAAGAAGCATGATACAACATGAACTGGTCCCATACTATTAAATAAGATAAGTGTTCCCTTACCACTgacaaaaaatattgtaatagcAATACTAAAGTGGTCTCTTACAATTAAAAGCAGTCATTGTTCCCACTACTATTGTTCCCTAAGTGGGTGACTGTGActtacaaaatacattaaaataagaACATGGCTACAGTAAATCTTCAACTGGTACTATCTTGAGACCCTAGATGTTGTGCACCCAGTAGTCGTGaggattttcttcttccacCTTGGTGACTTGATGCAAGTCCTTCTCGACTACCACTTGCTTTAGGTTGTGATGTTGGATGAGGTGCTCGTACTTGAGAAGTCCCCCTTCTTGTTGTTCCTCCACCTTTTGACGTTAATGGAGCTGGTTGTGCTTCAGAACCTCCTGCAGTGGAAGTTGCCCTTGTGTTGCCAGATCCTCCTACACTTGAAGTGGCTCTTGTGTTCTATAAATGGAAGTAAGCGACATTGCAATTATCATAGTGTATTATGAATGTGCAAATAAGTGAAGTTGTAAAAGATTGATTTTGTACCATTTTCTTTCCCCTTTTACATGTTTGTACATTATGACCAAATTCGTTGCAGCTGCTACACTTTATAAGAACATTCTTCTTTGACAATTTTGTATGACTCACATATTCATCAGCCTCCCTTCTTAGTTTTTTAGGCCTCCCAGGAgatgttttataaattagagGCAGTAGTGCACCAGATTCAGAAGTAGACCATAGTTGTTGTCCATTGATTGGAACAATTTCAAGGCCATAACAAGTTCCATAAGCCTCTCTTTTGTAATAAGGATGCACATAGTCTTCAAGATTTTCTACTTTGTAATTTATGGTAGCCACAACATGCGTGCAAGGTATTCTTACCAAATCCCAAACATAACAACTGCATGAATGGTTACTTAGGTCAACTACAAACTTGTCCATTGAAAACCCGTGAGTGACTTCAAATTTTGCAACCCCTACCCAAGTTGGAATCCAATTTCCACTCTTCTCTATTTCCCTATCAAGTCTTTTTCGTGGTTTAGGCATCACAACTCCTGTATATGTCGTTGCTTTTTCTCTAAGTGTTGCAAATCTCCTTATAATAGCTAGAGACAAACCTATCATAACTATGATGGAATGGATCAGAACTTACATTATGAGGAGGTTTGCAACACTTAGAGAAAAAGCAAAGACGTATACAGGAGTTGTGATGCCTAAACCACGAAAAAGACTTGATAGGGAAGTGGAGAAGAGTGGAAATTGGATTCCAACTTAGGCAGGGACTGCAAAATTTGAAGTCACTCACGAGTTTATAATGAACAAGTTTGTAGTTGACCTAAGTAACCATTCAAGAAGTTGTTACTTTTGGAATTTGGTAGGAATACCTTGCAGGCATGTCGTGGCTgccataaattacaaaatagaaAATCCTGAAGACTATGTACATCCTTATTACAAGAGAGAGGCTTATGAAACTTGTTATGGCCCTGAAATTGTTCCAATCAATGGAAAACAATTGTGGTCTACTTTTGAATCTGGTGCACTACTGCCTCCAATTTATAAAACACCCCCTGGGAGGCCTAAAAAACTAAGAAGGGAGTCTGATGAATATGTGAGTCATACAAAATTGTCAAAGAAGAATGTTCTTATGAAGTGTAGCAGCTGCAATGAATTTGGTCATAATGTACAAACATgtaaaaagggaaagaaaaaggtACAAAATCAATCTTTTACAGCTTCACTTATTTGCACATTCATAAAACACTATGATAATTGCAATGTCGCTTACTTCCATTTATAGAACACAAGAGTCACTTCAAGTGTAAAAGGATTTAGCAGCACAAGGACAACTTCCACTGCAGGAGGTTCTAAAGCACAACCAGCTCCATCAACGTCACAAGGTGGAGGAACAACAAAAAGGGGGACTTCTCAAGTATGAGCACCTCATACAACATCACAACCTAGAGCAAGTGGCAGTGAAGCAAGACCTATATCAAGTTACCAAGgtggaagaagaaaatcctCAAGACTACTGGGTGCACAACATCTAGGGTCTCAAGCTAGTACCAGTTGAATATTTACTGTAGTCATGTTcttatttaaatgtattttgtaAGTCATAATCACCCACTTAGGGAACAATAGTAGTGGGAACAGTAACTGCTTTTAATTGTAAGGGACCACTTTAGTACTACTATTACAATTTTGTTGTCAGTGGTAAGGGACCACTTATCTTATTTAATAGTATGAGACCACTTCATATTGTATCCTGCTTCTTGTTGTATTCCAAATTTGTTATCTGGCAATATCAGTTATATCATCCAATCcttttgtaagaaaatatgTTACTTTTGATTATGTTATCAGTGTTAATGGGGTTTGGGATCTGCATAaagtaagttgatatttttttttgaactgATTATGTTATCAGTGTCAACTATGTGTCAAagcaatttatatttatattagatGTAGAACTCGATTTAGGTTTTAGTTGTTGACATACAGTTTAGGTTTACTGAccctttatatattatataaattggtCATGCTTCCAATAAAGTAGTCATGATACATTTTTGAGAGATACATTTTTATAGAACAAGAACCAGAATGCAAATGCAGATTGCAGATGCAAATTATGCTTCCATTTTGCAAGGGTTCATAACGTCACATGATGCTTGAAAATCAACTAGAATTTGGAGACAAACTCAAGTACCTCATTTTATTCAACCATAATTCTTAATTACAATTCAtcttcaacaaaaacataatacaaaagaaaatgctTAACACTCAtgacaaaacaaacaacaacatcaCTTTCCCAACTTTCTTCTCTTGTTCTAATTTCCTTTTCAGCTTGTCGTTCTTCTTCCTTAGATCCAGtacatgtttttcattttcgAAACACATCTCAAGTTCTTCACATTTTCTTTCAAAGCTTCCTTCAATTTCAGAAACACCTTCATCATGTCATTCAAAGTAATTACAACTTGAATTACTCTGCAATCAACACACCATTAATACAAAATTCAGCACATGAACTAAAACATGTAATTACTTACTACCCAATTTCTACATCTATAAAACAATCTTCCTTTGTTCTTCACAGTAGTTGCCTTCAAAAGCTACAATGTTTCACCATAACCACACAATTTAGATGGTAACCGTGAAGATGATCCACAGCTTTGCGACTGAACCAATTGATCTTCGTGCCCAACCACTGTCACCTTTCATTTCACTACAACAAAGAAATCCCTTCATCAGCTTTCGTGCCCACCCAAACCCTATAACTACAATCCTTATATTCACACAAAGAAGAGCAAGACAACCTAATAACTTACCTTCAAGAAGACAAACTCCAACCTTCAAATGTATCTCCTCTGCTTTCTTTGCCCCAACTTCATTCACGAAGAAGAACCCAACTTCCCTCTTAAAATGTCATCTATAAGAGATGACGAAGTGAGCTTCTACCAAATCCACACTTAACATACTTAATctaatttcaaaacttaaacAACCAACGTGACAGAGAGTGAAGAGGGAAGCTGGCATTGAACGTGGCCTCACCGTTTACCACATGTACTAAAGGATAACACTgtccaattttaaggactaagAGTAAAAGTTTCAAAACTATGAGGACTAAAAACCATCAAAGTTTCGAgtagagactaaaaccaaaatcatgtGATACTTCagagacgaaaaacatatttaaccctaaaataaaaaggtttCTATACTGATTAAATCTAAAACCAGTATAGAAAGtgatataatgaaaattttgtaatattgaaaaagctattttatatcaattagtcattataactaatatagaatgtttaatgtttttctgCAAGAATGTAGATACAAAAATCGTTTAGGTTTGCAAAGGGGTGTCATATCCATAAAATGCCTGCCTCCTAAAGACACAGGCAGTTCCCACATGTATTGTATAGGTCCTTGGATGCCATCCAAACCTTTCATATTGGTCTATACATACCTTCAGGGCAAACTAAAAgctatatgtatatatgtatttaaagtGTCATATATGTTcaagcaacaacaacaaattttgCGCCATTGCCACCAATGCATTAATCCACACTTTGAACTCTTCATTCTTTGTGTCAACACAAATGAGAACAACAAATGCAGCCAATTATTGGTTGATGCCAAATAGAAGAGATGAAAAATGATAGCCAACAATAAAGGATAAAACTTAGGTACAATTATGTGTTTTTAACATTGTTATTCAATGAATTGGAATTCATCTAAGTAACTATTAATCTTTAATTCTAACTTTTGTCATGTAAATTTTCTAGTAGacctttaatttttatctaagaacaccaaaaataaataaacaactaCATTTAAGTTTTGTCCAAGTAATACTCAATCATGATTAAACAGAAGCCgaagaaaaataactaaattttccCCTTGCATAAACTATGTTTCTCAATCATATTTCATGCATAACTGAAGCCTTGAGTTTATGGTTTTTCCTTTGGATCAGAAAATGACATGATAGGAATAAATTCAAACCTTAATGGCTGCACGTTCTCCCATAAATGTTGCATCCACTTTATCCTTCAAATAGTCAACCTTTTGTACAAAATACCATTTTGGAGCCTCAGGTTCAATGCTGAACTTCTTGCAGAATGGAACTCATTTCCTTGCAAACTCAGAAGTCTTAGAGAGTGCTTCAAATGTGAATTTCTAAACCTGTAACAAAGACATCTATATGAGTACAATTTATATATGATGTACTGACAAATATCTATTTTCTAAACCTGAATATGATGGAAGTACAATTTTCCAGCTATGTTATCAGTGGTAGATAGTAGAATATGATGGAAGAGCAAAATTACACAATAGAACCACGCCAGGTTGGCTATGCCACTGCAAGCAGGTCTCCCTTCAAGGGATTCTGTAGAAAAATTAGATTCCAAAAACATTCTATATGTACCAACGGTCcttattttccaaaatctaGTCCTGCAGCGACAGCTCCAATGCTTCCAATTATCTAAAACAACCAATGCATGGGatattatatgaagaaaaactGGAAAAGTAACATTGATCAGCGATTAGAGATTACATATATgcaagtaaataatatttatccaATTCTACTTAAGGATATTCAATTGATTAAATCAACATGGCTTTATATTCAGTTGCTTGCTAATCTTGATTCCTTTATTTTACCATAGTCAAATAAAGTAGCACACAAGTGAGAATACTTTTCAACAGTTTGAAActtgtaaaagtaaaaatgaacgACACACCCAAAAgtataaatacaattatatgTGGAACAACTGAAATTACAGCCTCAACATCTGCTTCCAAGTacacaaaaacataaattatttggCATCATTATTTCATCACAGCCGCCTCAGAGGAATAATCATGCCTGAAAAGTACACAAGTTAATATATGACTTGTCATAGAAATTATCACAAAGCAGAGTTTCATTTGAAAATGTAATTGTGTTGCTTCCCTCCCTATTGCCTTTTGTTTTTCTGATAAATCAGACCTAATACTacacttgaaaaagtaaactttaTTATTGTTGATCAAATTAATGGTTTGGTGTATGAGGTTCACTGCACTTTGGGGAACAGGGCAAGGTGAGTGTATGCAACCTTATTATCACACGACGAAGAATCTGTGTCTACAACCTTTTAACGCCAGGCCTTGGGGAGGAGAGATCaaccaaaactaaaataaaaacacctCGTAGCGCAATTTTCTTGAGAGTTGGTATAAGCCTGTCCCTGCCATTGCAATGTTTACACTAAACAGGTTCCAATTTTTCTGCATCACAAATAATTCTGATAAATTTTCTAGAGTATGCAAAACTGCACTGTACACCCCCTTCCCACCTCCAAAAACAAACACTGTTATTATCTTCAGTGGATTAGTATGATCAGCAAGAAGAAGTTCATAAAGTAACAATCATGCAATAAAATAGAACCtagatgtttaaaaaaataacttaagtAAATGATTATTTGAATACCTGTGATAGGTGGAATGAGATGGACATGTTCTCCTTCAAATGATGCTTCAGAGGCAATGCTACGAACAATTGATTCTAAGGCTTTATATCTAGTtgtaaatagaataaatatataatttgtggTGCTCAGGACAGTTTGAAGAACGCATATAAATGCATAAGGGTCTTTTAAGAAACCCATGCTGCAAGTAAATACAAAAACTATTAGAAAAGTTCTGCAAAAGACTTCTATACCAgtcaaaaacaaatttcatagGATGCAGAACAGATTGATTTCAATTCCAGAGCATTAGAATGCATTGTAACATCATACCTGTCGATCAGAGAGGAACCCAACAACATTAATTATAGTGCTAAACTCCTTGGAGAGCAACTTTGGCTTGTTCACACCTACTTTTACATCCTCGACCACTATAATTCATACATATTATAAGTTTCAATTTCTCATTGTAGCAttaggaaaaaggaaaagaaagataGTGGAAATTGCCTCTGAACAATAACCCAGGTGAGAGGGCACCAGAGAAAGCAAACAACTTCCATCTGGAAAACACTTATGAGATCAGTAAATAATACCAGAAGCTAAAAAGTTTTTGTGTTTGTATACGAATAATACATATAACAACAggtgaaaattttcaaagaacaaaataaaccataaaatttggagtatttagggtttataatgaaaataaaaataaatagcaaatagtgtttagggtttacaATCCAAAAATCTTACCTTTTCAAgtgataaaatataagaaaaaaaaaaaacatacctTACTCTGCAACCACAAAACATCCACAAAACATAAAGAACCTCGTAAAACCTTCAGAACTTccagataaaataagaaatgagaACCTCCGGATTTGAGCATATAAACAGTTGACAAAAATACTCCATTTCAGTAAGCACGGTACATAAAAACCAAGAAACCCCAAAGAACACGAAAATCATAGATgtcgacaaaaaaaaaattagatcgAAGATacgaaaatagaaaagaaaccCCAACGAAGATACGAAAAACAAATCAGATCAAAGTAACATATCACATTATGGCAACGGAGATACCAAGATATGAAAAGAATAACTTAGTGACCGGaaaaaagtagaagaaaaacCTAATCTTCAAGCTTCAAGCTTTaagaaacaacacaaacaaaacttACCACACTATGACAATGAAGACACCAAGATGCGAAAACAAATTCTTCCAGAACGAAGAGACGAAACAAAAAATACCTAACCTTCAACCTTTAGAAGAAGAACCTAACCTTTCAATGATGAAGCTTCAACACAAACAATGTTTTACGTACACACCACCGAAGCTTATACCACAATCCATTCAACCTGTGCATTACGTCCATCCAGCACAGTGacaagaaaatgttaaaattcaaaaataacacCATCAGAGTACCA
This DNA window, taken from Vigna radiata var. radiata cultivar VC1973A chromosome 5, Vradiata_ver6, whole genome shotgun sequence, encodes the following:
- the LOC111241661 gene encoding uncharacterized protein LOC111241661, which codes for MIGLSLAIIRRFATLREKATTYTGVVMPKPRKRLDREIEKSGNWIPTWVGVAKFEVTHGFSMDKFVVDLSNHSCSCYVWDLVRIPCTHVVATINYKVENLEDYVHPYYKREAYGTCYGLEIVPINGQQLWSTSESGALLPLIYKTSPGRPKKLRREADEYVSHTKLSKKNVLIKCSSCNEFGHNVQTCKRGKKMNTRATSSVGGSGNTRATSTAGGSEAQPAPLTSKGGGTTRRGTSQVRAPHPTSQPKASGSREGLASSHQGGRRKSSRLLGAQHLGSQDSTS
- the LOC106762672 gene encoding thylakoid lumenal 15.0 kDa protein 2, chloroplastic-like, yielding MFCGCRVRWKLFAFSGALSPGLLFRVVEDVKVGVNKPKLLSKEFSTIINVVGFLSDRQHGFLKRPLCIYMRSSNCPEHHKLYIYSIYN